A DNA window from Tenuifilaceae bacterium CYCD contains the following coding sequences:
- the ndk gene encoding nucleoside diphosphate kinase, with protein sequence MMNKLSNLEKIWTMNTRFTFCMIKPDSFKKDCVSDILLELLKAGFKVRGIKITMLTKGKAEQFYDIHHGKEFFDRLTTFISSGPVMAMVMERANAVETLREVIGKTDPAQAADGTIRKLYGTNTTFNAIHASDSYENAEREWSFFFSKREIY encoded by the coding sequence ATGATGAATAAATTGTCTAATTTAGAAAAAATTTGGACTATGAATACACGATTCACATTCTGCATGATTAAGCCCGATTCTTTCAAAAAGGATTGTGTAAGCGATATTTTGTTAGAACTTCTTAAAGCAGGGTTTAAAGTACGAGGAATTAAAATCACGATGCTAACTAAAGGTAAGGCTGAACAGTTTTACGACATCCATCATGGGAAAGAGTTTTTTGATAGGCTAACAACCTTTATAAGTTCAGGTCCTGTAATGGCAATGGTGATGGAAAGAGCCAATGCCGTTGAAACGCTCCGCGAGGTGATAGGAAAAACCGATCCTGCTCAAGCAGCCGATGGAACCATCCGGAAACTTTATGGAACTAACACAACGTTCAATGCAATTCATGCATCGGACAGCTACGAGAATGCCGAACGGGAATGGAGTTTCTTCTTCTCGAAAAGAGAAATCTACTAA
- the recF gene encoding DNA replication and repair protein RecF, giving the protein MYLKKISVINFKSFKQLELDFDSKINCFVGDNGQGKTNLLDAIYYLSMCKSAFNPNDNQVVNHGESFFVIQGKYERNLSDENIYCGFKQSEGKVFRRNGKDYERLADHIGLLPVVMVSPADSALIEESGEERRKYMNSVISQFDKIYLDEVMRYNRVLAQRNSFLKNYRGMDFSYDILEAIDEQLVQYGKIIHAKRQAFIGQLIPIFQEYYSRVSGGAEVVSLSYRSHLNSNDLQELLKANIEKDRALQYTSSGVHRDDIVLNIDGYPIRREGSQGQQKTYLIALKLAQFDFLSRVSEIKPILLLDDIFDKLDFKRVEQLVRLVALDGFGQIFITDTNKNRIDEILARINSGYRLFHVDLAEVNLLLER; this is encoded by the coding sequence ATGTATTTAAAAAAAATATCGGTTATAAATTTCAAGTCCTTTAAGCAGTTGGAATTGGATTTCGATTCCAAGATTAACTGTTTTGTTGGCGATAATGGTCAGGGTAAAACCAACCTGCTCGATGCAATTTACTACCTATCGATGTGTAAGAGTGCGTTCAATCCTAACGATAATCAGGTGGTAAATCATGGCGAGAGTTTTTTTGTGATCCAAGGGAAGTATGAGCGAAACTTGTCCGATGAGAATATCTACTGTGGGTTTAAGCAATCGGAGGGAAAGGTTTTCCGTCGCAACGGAAAGGACTACGAACGCTTGGCCGATCACATTGGGCTTTTGCCTGTGGTTATGGTGTCACCAGCCGATTCGGCTTTGATTGAAGAGTCGGGCGAGGAGCGCCGCAAGTATATGAATAGCGTAATTTCCCAGTTCGATAAAATCTATTTAGATGAAGTTATGCGTTATAATCGTGTTTTGGCGCAGCGTAATAGTTTCCTGAAAAATTATCGTGGGATGGATTTCAGCTACGATATTCTGGAGGCAATTGACGAGCAGCTGGTGCAGTACGGAAAGATAATTCATGCAAAACGACAGGCGTTTATAGGTCAGTTAATTCCTATATTTCAGGAATATTATTCAAGGGTTTCGGGTGGTGCTGAGGTCGTGTCGTTGAGTTATCGATCCCATTTAAATAGCAATGATTTGCAGGAATTGCTGAAAGCCAATATCGAAAAGGATAGGGCTTTGCAGTACACATCTTCTGGAGTTCATCGGGATGATATTGTGCTAAACATTGATGGTTACCCAATTCGACGTGAGGGATCGCAGGGACAGCAGAAAACTTACTTAATAGCCTTAAAGTTGGCTCAGTTTGATTTTCTGTCGAGAGTATCGGAAATAAAACCCATACTCTTACTCGATGATATTTTTGATAAGTTGGATTTTAAACGGGTAGAGCAGCTGGTGAGGCTTGTAGCTCTCGATGGTTTTGGGCAAATATTTATCACCGATACAAACAAGAATAGAATCGATGAGATTTTAGCAAGAATTAATTCGGGTTACCGTTTATTTCATGTCGATTTGGCTGAGGTAAATTTACTGTTGGAGAGGTAG
- the ribH gene encoding 6,7-dimethyl-8-ribityllumazine synthase, with protein sequence MATKNKNLSAYNPKEIPSAKKMKFGIVVSDWNDVVTHALLDGAYKTLIEHGAKEENILVKHVPGTFELTLGAQFLAEYADLDGVICLGCVIQGETRHFDFICQSVTHGITELNMNYNIPFIYGVLTTNDMEQAQERAGGKHGNKGVEAAITAIKMAELQKEMEEMEE encoded by the coding sequence ATGGCAACTAAAAACAAGAACCTATCGGCCTATAACCCAAAGGAAATCCCTTCGGCAAAGAAAATGAAGTTTGGTATTGTGGTATCGGACTGGAACGATGTGGTTACCCACGCACTGCTTGATGGTGCTTATAAAACCCTTATAGAACATGGCGCCAAGGAAGAGAATATCCTTGTTAAGCATGTTCCTGGGACGTTTGAGTTAACCCTTGGTGCTCAATTCTTGGCCGAATACGCCGATTTGGACGGGGTGATTTGTCTAGGCTGCGTTATTCAGGGCGAAACCCGTCATTTCGATTTTATTTGCCAAAGCGTAACCCATGGTATTACTGAACTTAACATGAACTACAATATACCTTTCATTTATGGTGTGTTAACCACCAATGATATGGAACAAGCACAAGAACGTGCGGGCGGTAAGCATGGCAATAAAGGAGTAGAAGCAGCCATAACTGCAATTAAAATGGCAGAACTTCAAAAAGAAATGGAAGAAATGGAAGAATAA
- the mcp34H-2_3 gene encoding chemotaxis protein, translating to MGSIHNLKIGVRLALVFALIILVTGFGFLYTSLKTRSIKNELDKIYKINLLSMEYLIEADRDAYQSSIAISQILANTEANNSELLKAVDENIAQVEQRYSKFETISDVVNLATNRNVNQQFHDNHDKIKSLTSKITQHINQKEYQLAKDIYFGEYAIAFQAMRDAMDQFTGISLDNAEKSYNESISASAKILANSIIITILIILFIIFSGIVITNSITKPVEFAVQFLDRIANGDLTVEVKKEHSNRKDEVGNLLNSMSGMVIRLNELITKIKANASIIINASQELSSSSQQLSEGANEQASSVEEVSSTMEEITSNIQQNTQNAVETQKIANISSSGISEVNFASQENLKSIKMISDKISIINDIAFQTNILALNAAVEAARAGEHGKGFAVVASEVRKLAEHSKIAADEIINLLSVGVKTTQDMVSKMDSITPEIAKTSSLVQEIAAASQEQSNGSNQVNNAIQQLNILTQQNASVSEELAANAKQLSDQADSLFEMISVFKTSEDSGKMAHHKPSKSPHTNKPQNVAKTTIATSHEPTKKSFKLDLSDDKHIDDKDFEKF from the coding sequence ATGGGATCAATTCACAACCTAAAAATTGGAGTAAGGCTAGCATTAGTTTTCGCCTTAATTATCCTTGTGACAGGATTCGGTTTTCTTTACACATCGCTTAAAACGCGAAGTATAAAAAACGAACTGGATAAAATATACAAGATTAACTTGTTAAGCATGGAATATCTCATTGAGGCCGATAGAGATGCATACCAATCGAGTATTGCCATAAGCCAAATTTTAGCAAATACGGAGGCTAATAACTCCGAACTATTGAAAGCCGTAGATGAGAATATAGCGCAAGTAGAGCAGCGCTATTCGAAATTCGAGACAATTTCGGATGTTGTTAATTTGGCAACCAACAGAAATGTCAACCAGCAATTCCACGATAACCACGACAAAATAAAAAGCCTAACAAGTAAAATCACCCAGCATATCAACCAAAAAGAATACCAACTTGCCAAAGATATATACTTTGGGGAATACGCAATTGCATTCCAAGCCATGCGAGATGCCATGGATCAATTCACCGGAATAAGCCTCGATAATGCTGAAAAATCATACAACGAGAGCATATCGGCCAGTGCCAAAATACTCGCCAATTCTATCATAATCACAATTCTAATAATTCTGTTCATCATTTTCTCCGGAATTGTTATTACCAATAGCATAACCAAACCCGTTGAATTTGCTGTACAGTTCCTCGATAGGATTGCCAATGGTGATCTTACCGTAGAGGTGAAGAAAGAGCACAGCAACCGCAAGGATGAAGTGGGTAACCTGCTAAATAGCATGTCAGGAATGGTTATCCGGCTAAACGAATTAATCACTAAAATAAAAGCAAATGCTTCAATTATTATTAATGCAAGCCAAGAGTTGAGCAGTTCTTCACAGCAACTATCCGAGGGCGCAAATGAGCAGGCCTCGTCGGTAGAAGAAGTTTCATCCACTATGGAAGAGATCACCTCCAATATCCAGCAGAATACCCAAAATGCTGTAGAAACCCAGAAGATTGCCAACATATCATCGTCGGGCATAAGCGAAGTTAATTTTGCATCACAGGAAAATTTAAAATCAATTAAAATGATATCCGATAAGATATCAATAATTAACGACATAGCCTTCCAAACAAACATATTGGCATTGAATGCAGCCGTTGAAGCCGCAAGAGCGGGAGAGCACGGAAAAGGGTTTGCCGTTGTAGCCTCCGAGGTAAGAAAACTTGCCGAGCATAGCAAAATTGCCGCCGATGAGATTATAAACCTTCTGTCGGTGGGTGTTAAAACAACACAAGACATGGTTTCCAAGATGGATAGCATTACCCCCGAGATTGCCAAAACATCGAGTTTGGTTCAAGAAATAGCTGCGGCCAGCCAGGAGCAAAGCAACGGATCTAATCAGGTTAACAATGCCATTCAGCAGCTGAATATTTTAACGCAGCAAAATGCTTCGGTATCGGAGGAACTCGCCGCTAACGCAAAACAACTCTCGGATCAGGCCGATTCTTTATTTGAAATGATTTCTGTTTTCAAAACATCCGAAGATAGCGGGAAAATGGCACACCATAAACCATCAAAATCGCCCCACACAAACAAGCCTCAAAATGTTGCAAAAACAACGATAGCAACTAGCCACGAACCCACAAAAAAATCATTTAAACTCGACCTATCCGATGATAAGCATATTGATGATAAAGACTTTGAAAAATTTTAA
- a CDS encoding X-Pro dipeptidyl-peptidase: protein MNKSISLTLAFTLFSLFIFGQNTPATKANYELPARFSPKKMEKMVFSTSVQTHWLKNSTRFWYSYETTNGKTYYIVDPPKRSKNVLFDNVNMAAQLSRLTKEPFDAQHLPIQNIKFIKNETVIQFEVKSTLVDEDKKDDEENDMKQKKDKKSNGKPDKKTYYFEYDLGSGKLVLLEDYKKPKDNPEWANISPNGEMVVFSKKFNLYWMDKSNYEKALKNEDDSTIVEHQLTKDGEKDYSYGHSEKEEDNVVEVKNADKRKPAWITWSHDSKFFAMTRSDMRNVKDLWVVKTLSSPRPTLETYKYHMPGEKEAPIDELLIFDLAKDTIIKPDVSAFKDQDLMILNAPLKSSDRDNDYNATKWLSKYNDRLYFIRSSRDLKRIDVCYADPTTGKVTPVIEERLNTYINFGGITLTNNEKELIHWSERDGWGHFYLYDNNGKLIRQITSGAFHCEDVVGVDETTKTLYFTTNGKESDEDPYYYHLYRVNLDGSGFKLLNKGNFDHSISMDDACKYFVDNYSRVNTTPETKLIDNYGVDIMPLEKADLSLLFQAGYKFPEPFKAKAADGITDIYGVIYKPFDFDSTRQYPLIEYVYPGPQTEAVNKSFSTRMDRIDRLAQFGFVVITLGNRGGHPARSKWYHNYGYGNLRNYGLADKKAVAEQLAYRHNYIDINRVGIHGHSGGGFMTAAALLTYPDFFKVGVSNAGNHENNIYNRWWSETHHGVKEIADTSGNVNFEYEIEKNSEIAKNLKGHLLLTTGEIDNNVHPGNTIRLANALIRANKRFDFFMFPGQRHGYGDMTEYYFWLMGDYFCKHLLGDYSHDIDVIQMNIDNEKR from the coding sequence ATGAATAAATCTATTTCGCTGACATTAGCATTTACTCTTTTCAGTTTATTTATTTTTGGACAGAATACACCCGCCACAAAGGCCAACTACGAACTACCAGCACGATTCTCCCCAAAGAAAATGGAGAAGATGGTTTTTAGCACCTCGGTGCAAACCCATTGGTTAAAGAACAGCACCCGTTTCTGGTATAGTTACGAAACTACAAATGGCAAAACCTACTACATTGTCGATCCTCCGAAACGATCAAAGAATGTACTCTTCGACAATGTGAATATGGCGGCTCAGCTATCACGTTTAACCAAGGAGCCTTTCGATGCTCAGCATCTTCCCATTCAGAATATAAAATTCATCAAGAATGAAACTGTTATCCAATTTGAAGTTAAGAGCACCTTGGTTGACGAGGATAAGAAAGATGATGAAGAAAACGACATGAAGCAAAAAAAGGACAAGAAATCGAATGGTAAGCCCGATAAGAAAACATACTACTTTGAGTACGATTTGGGTTCCGGCAAGCTAGTCCTTTTGGAGGATTACAAAAAGCCTAAGGATAATCCTGAATGGGCTAATATATCACCCAACGGAGAAATGGTTGTATTCAGCAAAAAGTTCAACCTTTACTGGATGGATAAATCCAACTACGAAAAGGCTCTTAAGAACGAAGACGATTCAACCATTGTAGAGCATCAACTTACCAAGGATGGAGAAAAGGATTACAGCTATGGACATAGCGAAAAGGAGGAGGATAATGTGGTTGAAGTTAAAAATGCAGATAAACGTAAACCTGCTTGGATTACCTGGTCGCACGACTCAAAGTTCTTTGCCATGACCCGCTCCGATATGCGAAATGTAAAGGATTTATGGGTGGTAAAAACCTTATCGAGTCCACGTCCAACCCTCGAAACTTATAAATACCACATGCCAGGCGAAAAGGAGGCTCCTATTGATGAACTACTAATATTCGACTTGGCTAAAGATACAATTATCAAACCCGATGTTAGCGCATTTAAAGATCAGGATTTGATGATACTGAACGCTCCATTGAAATCAAGCGACAGGGATAACGACTATAATGCCACAAAATGGCTATCGAAATACAATGATAGGCTTTACTTCATACGCTCATCGCGCGATTTAAAACGTATTGATGTATGCTATGCCGATCCCACAACAGGAAAAGTTACTCCTGTTATTGAGGAACGACTAAACACCTACATCAATTTTGGAGGCATAACATTAACAAATAACGAGAAAGAACTCATACATTGGTCCGAGCGCGATGGCTGGGGTCATTTCTACCTTTACGATAACAATGGAAAACTAATCCGCCAAATTACATCAGGAGCATTCCACTGTGAAGATGTTGTTGGGGTTGACGAAACCACAAAAACACTATACTTTACAACTAACGGAAAAGAATCCGATGAGGATCCATACTACTACCATCTATATCGGGTTAACCTTGATGGAAGCGGATTTAAACTACTCAACAAGGGCAATTTCGATCATTCCATCAGTATGGATGATGCTTGTAAATACTTTGTAGACAACTACTCTAGGGTAAATACCACTCCAGAGACTAAACTAATTGATAACTATGGAGTTGATATAATGCCTTTGGAAAAAGCCGATTTAAGTTTACTTTTCCAAGCAGGCTACAAATTCCCCGAACCTTTCAAGGCAAAAGCAGCCGATGGAATTACCGATATTTACGGTGTAATCTACAAACCTTTCGATTTTGACTCCACAAGACAATATCCACTTATTGAGTATGTTTACCCAGGGCCTCAAACCGAAGCAGTAAATAAATCGTTCTCAACCCGCATGGATCGTATCGATAGATTGGCTCAATTTGGTTTTGTGGTAATTACACTGGGTAATAGAGGCGGACATCCGGCTCGTTCTAAATGGTACCACAACTATGGTTACGGCAATTTACGCAACTACGGTTTAGCCGATAAAAAGGCTGTTGCCGAACAACTGGCTTACCGGCATAACTATATAGATATAAACCGTGTAGGTATTCACGGACACTCGGGCGGTGGATTTATGACCGCTGCGGCACTCCTCACCTACCCCGATTTCTTCAAAGTTGGTGTTTCCAATGCCGGCAACCACGAAAATAATATCTACAACCGCTGGTGGAGCGAAACTCATCATGGAGTTAAAGAAATTGCTGACACAAGCGGAAATGTTAACTTTGAGTATGAAATTGAAAAGAACTCCGAAATTGCAAAAAATTTAAAAGGTCACTTGCTGCTAACCACTGGCGAAATTGATAACAACGTTCATCCGGGCAACACAATCCGTTTGGCGAATGCGCTTATTAGAGCCAATAAACGTTTTGATTTCTTCATGTTCCCCGGCCAGCGTCATGGATATGGCGATATGACAGAGTACTACTTCTGGCTCATGGGCGATTATTTCTGCAAACACCTTCTGGGCGATTACTCTCACGATATAGATGTTATACAAATGAACATTGACAACGAAAAAAGATAG
- a CDS encoding hemolysin, whose translation MSPNNQEPQINIRSDEITEILGTPPRWIIRWGITVIFAVIAAIFVGCFFFKYPEVITAPVVITAENPPSVIVARVAGKPQVIFVEDGALTRKGDTLGVMENPANFEHIIHLSKLLERFSINDLSEAVDLERFGNANLILGDVQSNYSAFVNSLTSYVLFQKQKYHNQKIEALEAELKTYTEHLKLLSNQLKLSLRDYDISVKQFNRDSVLFVGRVIAQADFEKSQSTLLAKQQSMESARLTISNTKISVEQLKQSIAETKLEYESQKRKVGDDLVNAYNQLRSTLAAWEKSYLLVAPASGKLTYMGVWSNVQEVKAGESMFAITPDNIGEVQARMVIPFEGAGRVKLSQRVNIKLDGYPYIEFGMVEGVVKSISSGYTDDGFPALAALPKGAVTSYGTALSLERELKGTAEISTDELTVFQRLFNHFKYLYKEKVK comes from the coding sequence ATGTCACCCAACAATCAAGAACCTCAAATAAATATTCGTTCCGACGAAATCACCGAAATTCTCGGAACGCCTCCTCGCTGGATAATTCGCTGGGGAATTACGGTTATATTCGCTGTAATTGCTGCAATATTTGTGGGCTGTTTTTTCTTTAAGTATCCTGAGGTTATTACCGCACCTGTTGTTATTACTGCTGAGAATCCTCCTTCGGTTATTGTGGCGCGGGTAGCCGGAAAACCTCAAGTTATCTTTGTGGAAGATGGTGCGCTTACTCGTAAAGGCGATACGCTTGGTGTGATGGAGAATCCAGCAAATTTTGAGCATATTATTCACCTGAGTAAACTTTTGGAGAGATTTAGTATTAATGATTTATCCGAGGCCGTTGATCTGGAACGATTTGGAAATGCTAACTTAATATTGGGCGATGTGCAATCGAATTACTCTGCATTTGTAAATTCGCTTACATCCTATGTTCTATTCCAAAAACAGAAGTATCATAATCAGAAGATTGAGGCGCTGGAGGCCGAACTAAAAACGTATACCGAGCACCTTAAACTTTTGAGCAATCAGTTAAAGTTATCGTTGCGCGATTACGACATATCGGTTAAGCAGTTCAACCGCGATTCGGTGCTTTTCGTAGGTAGGGTTATTGCCCAGGCCGATTTCGAAAAATCGCAATCCACGCTTCTTGCAAAGCAACAATCAATGGAGAGTGCTCGGCTAACAATCTCGAATACAAAAATATCGGTAGAACAGCTGAAGCAATCAATAGCCGAAACTAAACTCGAATACGAGAGCCAAAAGCGAAAGGTTGGCGACGATTTAGTTAACGCGTACAACCAGTTACGGAGTACGCTTGCTGCTTGGGAGAAATCGTATCTGCTTGTTGCCCCAGCATCGGGGAAGTTAACCTATATGGGGGTTTGGAGTAATGTTCAGGAGGTGAAGGCTGGTGAGTCGATGTTTGCAATTACTCCTGATAATATTGGAGAGGTACAGGCGCGAATGGTTATACCGTTCGAGGGTGCTGGTCGGGTTAAACTTAGCCAGCGTGTGAATATCAAACTCGATGGTTATCCGTATATCGAGTTTGGAATGGTTGAGGGCGTTGTTAAGTCAATCTCATCGGGCTATACCGATGATGGTTTTCCGGCGTTGGCAGCATTGCCAAAGGGTGCGGTTACATCGTATGGTACTGCGCTTAGTTTGGAGCGCGAACTTAAAGGTACCGCAGAAATATCGACCGATGAATTAACCGTATTCCAGCGGTTATTCAATCACTTTAAGTATTTGTATAAGGAGAAGGTGAAGTAA
- a CDS encoding ABC transporter ATP-binding protein, with protein sequence MHSFPHYTQYDAMDCGPTCLRMVSKYYGKHYKLDTLRDRSFITREGVSMLGISRAAESIGFRTMGVKIGFEQLKTEAPLPAIVHWNQNHFVVVYKITGRKGNEIIHVADPAGGLVKYPVNEFLNCWQATSEGEEKQGVALLLEPTPDFYSSEDEKLDKRSLGFLFHYLRPYHRLIVQLFLGLLLGSLLQLLLPFLTQSIVDQGIGNRNISFIYLVLIAQLVLTVSRVTVEFIRGWILLHLGTRVNVALISDFLSKLMRLPMRFFDAKMTGDLMQRIGDHSRIQSFLTGTSLNVIFSVFNVVIFSVVLLMYSSTIFAVFFIGSALYAIWVVLFLRKRAELDNRRFAQMSANQSNLIQLIQGMQEIKLNGCEQQKRWEWESIQAKIFKVSVKGLALSQYQQSGALLLNETKNIIITILAAKSVVDGNMTLGMMTAVQYIIGQLNSPIEQLISFFNAMQDAKISLGRLSEIHLRDDEEKTAESLVADIPNGEDLVINNLSFRYEGPDSELVLNEVSIKIPEGKQTAIVGTSGSGKTTLVKLLLGFYPPTGGEILLGQSNIDTFSLRRWREECGVVMQDGFIFSDTIARNIAPGVEIIDKLQMIKAAKVANIYDFIISLPLGFNTKIGGEGHGLSQGQKQRILIARSVYKNPKYIFFDEATNSLDASNERMIMENLQEFFKGRTAVVVAHRLSTVKNADQIIVLEKGNVVEVGTHKELSERKGAYYTLVKNQLEL encoded by the coding sequence ATGCATTCATTCCCCCATTACACCCAGTACGATGCCATGGATTGCGGTCCAACCTGCCTGCGCATGGTGTCCAAGTATTACGGCAAGCACTACAAGTTGGATACGTTGCGCGATAGGAGTTTTATTACCCGCGAGGGTGTTAGCATGCTTGGTATTAGCCGTGCAGCCGAGAGCATTGGATTTCGTACCATGGGTGTTAAAATTGGCTTTGAGCAGCTAAAAACTGAAGCGCCGTTACCGGCCATTGTGCATTGGAATCAGAACCATTTTGTGGTGGTTTATAAGATTACTGGTCGAAAAGGGAACGAGATTATCCATGTAGCAGATCCTGCAGGGGGATTGGTTAAGTACCCTGTAAATGAATTTCTGAATTGCTGGCAGGCTACCTCCGAGGGTGAAGAAAAGCAGGGAGTTGCATTGCTGCTAGAGCCCACACCCGATTTTTATTCATCGGAGGATGAGAAGTTGGATAAGCGTAGCTTGGGTTTCCTTTTCCATTACCTTCGGCCGTACCATCGGTTAATAGTTCAGTTATTTCTTGGACTGTTGCTGGGTAGTTTGCTACAGTTACTTTTGCCATTTCTTACTCAGAGTATTGTCGATCAGGGTATCGGAAATCGGAATATCAGTTTTATATACCTTGTGCTTATTGCTCAGTTAGTGCTTACTGTAAGCCGTGTAACGGTTGAGTTTATTCGCGGTTGGATTCTGCTTCACCTTGGAACTAGGGTGAATGTGGCATTAATATCCGATTTTCTGTCGAAGTTAATGCGGCTGCCCATGCGCTTTTTCGATGCTAAGATGACTGGCGATCTGATGCAGCGCATAGGTGATCATAGCCGTATCCAGAGTTTCCTCACTGGTACATCGCTAAATGTTATCTTTTCGGTTTTTAATGTGGTTATTTTTAGTGTTGTGCTGCTAATGTACAGTTCAACAATATTTGCGGTATTCTTTATTGGTAGTGCTTTATATGCGATATGGGTTGTTCTTTTTCTAAGAAAACGTGCTGAATTGGATAATCGGCGATTTGCCCAGATGTCGGCCAACCAGAGTAACCTTATTCAGCTTATACAGGGAATGCAGGAGATTAAGCTGAATGGCTGCGAGCAGCAGAAACGGTGGGAGTGGGAATCTATTCAGGCTAAAATTTTCAAGGTGAGCGTTAAGGGGTTGGCTTTAAGCCAGTATCAGCAGAGCGGGGCGCTGTTGCTAAACGAAACCAAGAATATTATTATTACCATTCTGGCCGCCAAAAGCGTTGTGGATGGAAATATGACGCTGGGTATGATGACTGCCGTTCAGTATATCATTGGTCAACTGAATAGCCCAATCGAGCAGCTTATTAGTTTCTTCAATGCAATGCAGGATGCCAAGATCAGTTTGGGGCGTTTAAGCGAGATTCACCTTCGCGACGATGAGGAAAAAACGGCAGAAAGCCTTGTCGCAGATATTCCCAATGGAGAAGATTTGGTTATTAATAATCTTTCGTTTCGATATGAGGGTCCCGATAGCGAGTTGGTGCTAAACGAAGTAAGCATTAAAATACCAGAAGGAAAACAAACTGCTATAGTGGGGACATCGGGAAGTGGAAAGACTACGCTTGTAAAACTGTTGCTTGGATTTTATCCTCCCACTGGTGGCGAGATTTTACTTGGTCAGAGTAATATTGATACGTTCAGCTTGCGGCGTTGGCGTGAGGAGTGCGGTGTGGTTATGCAGGATGGCTTTATCTTTTCCGATACCATTGCCCGCAATATTGCTCCAGGAGTGGAGATTATAGATAAACTGCAAATGATAAAAGCTGCAAAGGTTGCCAATATCTACGATTTTATTATTTCGCTACCTTTAGGTTTTAATACTAAAATAGGGGGCGAGGGGCACGGTTTAAGTCAGGGGCAAAAACAGAGGATACTAATTGCTCGTTCGGTTTACAAGAATCCAAAGTATATATTCTTTGATGAGGCAACCAACTCGTTGGATGCAAGTAATGAACGAATGATTATGGAGAATCTTCAGGAGTTCTTTAAGGGAAGAACTGCGGTTGTAGTGGCGCATAGGTTAAGTACAGTGAAAAACGCTGATCAGATTATTGTGTTGGAGAAAGGTAATGTTGTTGAGGTTGGAACGCATAAGGAGCTGAGCGAAAGAAAAGGAGCCTACTATACCTTGGTGAAGAATCAGCTGGAGTTATAG